From a region of the Patescibacteria group bacterium genome:
- a CDS encoding LemA family protein: MNTTLLIILGVVVVLIFIVVGMYNSLVTLKNRVEEALSDIDVQLKRRYDLIPNLVETVKGYAGHESATLEKVTAARTAAMSAQSGGDAKAQLEAENALSSTLKSIFALSESYPDLKANQNFLELQKELSDTENKIQASRRFYNGNVRDFNTKLQVFPTNMIANMLGFTAREYFEVENGAERENVKVNF, encoded by the coding sequence ATGAATACAACCTTATTAATCATTCTTGGAGTTGTAGTGGTGTTGATCTTTATTGTAGTCGGCATGTACAATTCTTTGGTTACTTTAAAAAACAGAGTAGAGGAGGCGTTGAGCGATATTGATGTGCAATTAAAAAGACGTTATGACTTGATCCCTAATTTAGTAGAAACAGTGAAGGGTTATGCGGGTCATGAGAGCGCAACCCTGGAAAAGGTGACAGCAGCTCGAACGGCGGCGATGAGTGCACAGTCAGGCGGTGATGCTAAGGCGCAGCTTGAGGCGGAGAATGCCTTGTCTTCAACTTTAAAATCAATTTTTGCCTTGAGTGAGAGTTACCCTGATTTGAAAGCAAATCAGAATTTTTTGGAATTACAAAAAGAACTATCTGACACAGAAAATAAAATTCAGGCTAGTCGTCGTTTCTATAATGGCAATGTACGTGATTTTAATACTAAGTTACAGGTTTTCCCGACTAATATGATTGCTAATATGCTCGGCTTTACAGCTCGTGAGTATTTTGAAGTTGAAAACGGAGCAGAGCGGGAGAATGTGAAGGTAAATTTCTAA